Part of the Harpia harpyja isolate bHarHar1 chromosome 16, bHarHar1 primary haplotype, whole genome shotgun sequence genome, GAGTTGGGACCTGTTGTATGCCTGGAAGCATTTGGGTGGTGTGGCTTTCTAGGGTGAAGCCCCGGGCCTTGACCCCCTTGGGATCCACCGTTAGGATCCATCCCAGGATCCCAGTGGCTGAAGAAGGCACCAGAGGGTGGTACATACCATTTTGAAGTCCCGGTGGAGCTTGGTGTATTGCCACATGTTGCCAAGGAGGCTAGCTGCTGCTCTGGAGGACTTCTCATTGTCCGAGCTGGGACAGGGAGAGGAGGCAATGAGCTTTGGTTACCGCTGGGCACGGGATGGTGCCCACCAGCCCAAGGATACCAGCCCAGAAGGGCCCGGAGGGGCTGAGGACTTAGCACTGGTGGGAAGAGGCAGAAGACTAAAGGCTGGAGCCCACCACAATGGGCAGAGTGGCAAGCAGTTGTGGCAGGAGAGGTGAGAAGCACCCAGATGGGTAGAAGGTGGCTGCAGCAATGGGCAATCCCATAGCAGGGTGTCctgaggagggagcagagggctggaAGGTGGCCATGAGGCCACTCTGAGCTGGTCTGGGGGCTCCCAATGCCAATCCTTGGGAAGGGAGACTGGTTGTGACCCTCTTCCACCTCGCTGGACCGGGGGAGTAAGGGGAGAGCAGGACTGGACCCCAGGTCTGAGCTGGGACAGCAGAGCAGACAGGGAGCTCCTACCTGTCCCTTCTCTTCTTGATGTAGAAGAGCTTCCTGAGGCCATCAAAGTAGACGATGTCACGGGCAGCCATGGGGCTCTCCACCACCAAGTTGTTGAGGACCGCGATGATGTTCACGATGACGTCGGCGGGCGGCGCCTTGTCCCCGATGCTCCCCGGCAGCTTCTCAATCAAGTGGCTGACCACCTTGGTTGCTGGTGGGCAAAGGCATCATGTCAGGGCTGGTGGCCAGACCCAGGGGACACGCGGCAGCCTAGGGATGAACCTTGCAGCCTCCCGCGGGCAATGAGGGGACAGAGAGTCCAGCCAAGGACCCACAGGGCAGTACCAGGGATGTCTTCAAGCCCTTTGCTCTCTGGAGCCTCTGCTGAGACTCCTTGGCACCTGGGAGAGGAGTTGGGGGATGAGGACAAAGCCAAGTGAGATGGTGGGGTTGCGGGCAGAGCACAACGTGGGGGGGGTGTTCGGTTACTGGGGATGGACCAGCCACCACGCGCTCAGCTGTGAGCAGGGATGCAGCAGGCAGGAAGGTGCTGAGACATGGCTGGAGGTAACTGGAGGCCAGACCAAGGAGGAAAAGGGTGGAGGGCATCCGTCgggctcctgcccacagccccagccctgcccatccCTCCCTGGCACTCACACATCTCGTCCTTGTTGCGGGCATGGCGGGACAGGTTGCGGATGAGCCCCGTCAGGGAGCGCAGCTGGTGGTGGTCGGCGGTGCGGACGCGGTCCAGCACGGGGTTCAGGATGCGCTCCTGCTCCAGGGCCAGCCGGCTCAGCACGCCTGCCCACTgccaaggcaaacgtccgcttgGAGACTCCCACCTGGAAGCCGCCGGCTGCCTTCTGCTCCCAccccatcttcctcctcttgctcAACGGGGCCAGGTCAGGGTGACCCATGCCCGGGTGGGGTGAGTAGCGTGATGGCCATGTCCCCTACCCAGGAAAGGCTGGTACCAACCTGCAGGGAGGTGCATCCCCTCCCCGGGCACGGCTGGTGACTAGCCAGGTGGTGGGGACAACCAGGCAAGACGCGGCGAGCCCCAGGGGATGTTCCCCTCCCGCGCCCTCACCCTGCGGTCCCCGGCAGTGATGTTCTGCAGGGCGCCCGAGGCCGCCTCCGTTGTGTGCTTGTTGAGCTCACAGCGCTGCAGCAGCCGGTTGTAGATGCCCACGATCTGTGGGTTCCAGAGCCACTCCATGCCCTTGGGGTCCTTGGAGACCTCCGTGAAGGTGACGATGTCTGCATTCAGGTAGTGCTGCGGGGATGAGAGTGGCACTGTTAGACTCATAGGGAACATGCCCTCTGTGGCATCCCTCGCTGCTGGTGTCCCCTTTTTCCCGCGTGCCTGGCCTCAACCATTGAGCAGCTCCAGGCTGGCAGGGACCCAGCAGGTCACCCTGGCTGCGTCATGCCCCGTGGCATAGCAAAGTGGGGTTTTGGCACCCTGATTCACCCCACACACCTGATTCACGCTTCACTGAGCTCACCCGCATGTCCCACCCATCAGCTGAGGCCAGCATCCGCCTCCGCCTCAGCGTCACCTCCACTGCCAGCTGCTTCCCAGTACCAGTCCCGCCCCAGGTGACGCGGCCATCACGGTGCCCACCACCTCCCAGCCACTGACCTCTCGTGCTTTCTTGCTCTGGGGGCTGAAGCAGCCCACCAGCTCCCCCGTCACCATGCTGCTGTTATTCCTCCTGTGGCCTTCCAGGCGCTGGAGGGAGGACGGGGGCATTTCGTCGTACAGGCGGTAGGAGAGGTTGCGTAGGACACAGACGGCATTCTCCACGCTCTGGGCCGGGGGGAGATGGGACATGAGGGTGTCAGTCCTTGTGCTGTCTGCCAGGGCATCTCCAGCTGGCACGTCCCCTGGGGCGCAATCCCATGGGGCTCCCTAGCCAGAGTCACCCTGATGACACCAGTGGTGCCTCACTGTGCCCAGTAAGCCCAGATGGAGCCAGGCTGGTTTTCCCACCATCACATCAAGACACGCCTTTGTACCACGATGGCCAGGCGGCCgccaggagggagggagcagcaccCTGTCTGAGGGCACCCAAAccctcccagcacccagctcccGGGGCTCACCTTGTCCTCTGACTTGCCCACTTCCAGGGAGCTGTTCACGTAGTAGATCATGGAGTCCACCAGCCCATGGCACTCACGCATCTTCTGTCGGGtctgctggctggcagagctgagaTTCCTGTACGGGGAACATGGGTCCATCATAGCAAGAAGGGGCttccccacagccaccccccctcctgccactgggcaccaccaCGGGGAGGGCAGCTAATACCTCTCCCATGGGGTTGACCAGGCTTTGCCTTGATGCACAAGTGCTGCAAGGGATGGGGACCCCAGAAATGAGCCCTAGAGACCTTGCTCCCTACGTATACAGCACAGATGGTGTCTCTTCTTCCACCCAAAACTTTACCCGCAGTGGGAGGACTGGAGCCGTCCCAGAGCAGGTACCTGAGGAAGCCTGTGGAGTTGTAGAAGATCTCCGCCTCTGAGGGGTTCTGCTGGATGACACCCGAGCCCcccagcccagagagggggaccAGGACCAGGTCTGTGAGCTGCTCCAGCGTGTCCCGGGCCAGGCGATCCTTCAGGTTGTCACTGGAGGAAAGATTCCACAGGATCCCTGCGCAGAGGGGGATCTTCAGTCCCAGGAATGGCTGGAGAGCACGTCCACCCTGACTCACCTCCCCAGGGGGCTCACGCCGACCACCCTCAGCCAGGAGCAGCCATGGGACAGAGTGGGTAACAATGACGCAAAGAAATCATCCCCGTGAAGCGTCGCCCCAGCTTTACTCATGGGGTGGGGGCACCATGTACCACCCGCAGGGGAGGAGGACCCTTGCCTGCCCCGCCATCGTCTCCAACCTGTGACATTCTTGCGGAGCTCGTCGTCGGGCTCCCGCAGCGTCCGCATGAGCTCATAGATGCCGTTCTCctccaccagcgccagcttgttCTCGGCGTTGTCGTAGATGAGGTTGCGCATGGCGCCTGTGGCATGGCGCTGCACCTCCTGGTTGGGGCTGTTGAACAGCTTCACCAGCTTGGGCATGGCCTGGAGGCTGCgggcctgggaggggagagcCCAGCCAGGTTGAAACACCCAGCCGCTCTCCCGTTCAGCTGGGGCTCCCTCCATCTCCTCCACCCTCCCTGGGGTGCCCCACCatagcagaggggctggggacagcccctTCTCCTTCAGCTCCTCGGCACTCACCTGCTTCTTGGCATTGCTGTCGCTGTAGCATTTGTGCTGGAGGTAGGCAGCGCCCAGAACCTGCAGGTTGGGGTCGCTGGCTATCAGGTATTTCACTGCAGAGGGCAGGTCGATGTCATCAAACCTGGAAGCCACAGGCAAGTGAGGAAGATCCCAAGCAAAGCATCCCACAGTGGTCCTCCACCTCTACACCCCACCATATCCTGCATCTCAGAGGATACCCATCAATCCatctccccccccgccaccctctTGGGACCCAGCTGACTGAGCATCTTCCTACCCTCCTGTCTCAGGATGCATCCATGAGACGAGCTAAGGCCACATGCGGGACATGCTTGGAGGTCAGCCCATGCCACGGTCCATCGCTACAGGGCCAAACTGTGCCCACCATCTCACCCCTCCTCCTGCATCCCTTGCAGCAAGGTAACGCCAGGCAAGAGATGGAGAATTTTGCC contains:
- the PKP3 gene encoding plakophilin-3 — its product is MQETNTFLLSALQPEAGVCSLALPSDRQLDGRSREAAEAQRLRSARVQEQVRIRMMLRGQAAARAEGPDHADGSRGGQYGTTLRSSFSSRSQSNGLDPKASLYQPLAKKDFGTLKGSSWSSRSAVDLTPHKRMATISNGGLAKGRGYGTGYTMSQAANISPRPSSFHERNYRPRQNFDTLSLHSLRLADGPLQPTAIADDRYSIISEQLDPVGHRSLYKSQGNGGFTRSYTFERQMSAGSTAKAASDWLEGGEVTQSRTIRAPAMRTLQRFQSNNRSRLSTGSFGSIQAASQAGGGSSYMGMVEHSSRAPSVRSLAESSHHLQDQRAMEMYNGHSTLLSHQSGGFDDIDLPSAVKYLIASDPNLQVLGAAYLQHKCYSDSNAKKQARSLQAMPKLVKLFNSPNQEVQRHATGAMRNLIYDNAENKLALVEENGIYELMRTLREPDDELRKNVTGILWNLSSSDNLKDRLARDTLEQLTDLVLVPLSGLGGSGVIQQNPSEAEIFYNSTGFLRNLSSASQQTRQKMRECHGLVDSMIYYVNSSLEVGKSEDKSVENAVCVLRNLSYRLYDEMPPSSLQRLEGHRRNNSSMVTGELVGCFSPQSKKAREHYLNADIVTFTEVSKDPKGMEWLWNPQIVGIYNRLLQRCELNKHTTEAASGALQNITAGDRRWAGVLSRLALEQERILNPVLDRVRTADHHQLRSLTGLIRNLSRHARNKDEMSTKVVSHLIEKLPGSIGDKAPPADVIVNIIAVLNNLVVESPMAARDIVYFDGLRKLFYIKKRRDSSDNEKSSRAAASLLGNMWQYTKLHRDFKMKGFRKEDFLGL